CCCACATTATATCCGTCAGGATCAGTTAAGGGCACACCAGCATAAAACCTGATATTCGGATCATTCCTCACTAAAGGACTATTATAAAATCGCTCATCAAGATGAGTATCGTTAATAATTAATGGTTCATTTTTCTTTATTGTTTCATTACAAAAGGCAATGCTTCTTGGCGTTTGACTCTGTTCTAATCCATGACGTGACTTAAACCATTGTCTCTCTTTATCTAGAAAAGCGATATAACAAATTGGCATATTAAATAAATTGATAGCCATATGCACAAGGCGATCATAACTTTCCTCTGGAAGAGTATCCATAATATGCAGCTCTTGCAGCGCATCAAGTCTTTTTTGCTCAGATTGCTGAGGAGGAATTTTCCGTTTGGAACGACCTGGCATACTACCTCCCCTTTGCTTTGAACGAATAAAATGGGTTTATTTCATACCTAAAAGTCCTTTTATCTTGGCGAGCATTCCCACTGCTTCTTCTTCAAGCTCTTGAAGATTACCTACGCCAAGTTGGCTAAGACTTTCTATTTTTTGAATCCAGCCTAATTCCTCTTCATTAAGTTCCACTCCAATTTTATTTAATGCTTCCTGAGGATTGGCCTTTAATTCATTAAAAAAATTAGGATCATTCTTAATGTTTTCAATTACAGTCATAATTTTAGGGCTTTGACTCGTTAATGTATTAAGATCCATTTTTATTGCTCCTTTTCTTCTGTTTCATTTCCATAAAACACGCGTTTCCTCTCCCAGATGTTACTGCGGGACGTGTAGCTCGTCGTCATCAGGGATCCAACGCTACATTCCCGTATTACGCGACGTTAATAGGGGCTACGGATAAAAGATTAAGTTGACGCCATTAAGTGTATGGTTACACTACAGTTAAATATAGCACATTAATTAGACAAGATGCTTTTTATTGGAAGGCCTGATGTAAGCCGCAGTTGAACGCCCCCTCGCTCCTTGCGCAAGAGGGCTTCAAACGCTTAAAAGCAGTTAAAAAGGAAGAACTAATTGGTTATTCACTAGATGTATCTGCTTTTTAAATAAATGCTGAATTTGCTTCAAATGATCCCTATCAGTTGCCTCAAATCGAGCCACAAGGCAGGGGGTAGTATTAGAAGCTCGTAATAGCCCCCAACCATTGGCAAACTCAACGCGCAAACCATCAATGGGGATGATGCGCGCATCAGAAAATTGTGCTTCTTCACTAAAACGCTTCATGAAGGCAAATTTTTCTTCTTCTGCTATAGCGATTTTTAATTCGGGAGTATTAATACTGTTAGGTATCGTTGCAAATTGTTCGCTAACACTGAGCGAAGAGGAACTAATAACCTCTAATAAACGACAAGCACTGTATAAAGCATCATCAAATCCATACCATCGATCTTTAAAAAACAAATGCCCGCTCATTTCACCGGCTAAAGCGGCTTGTTCCTTTTTCATTACTGATTTTACTATGGAGTGCCCCGTTGGACACATTTTAGCAACACCACCAGCCTCAGTAATAACCTGCTCTAAATGAGAAGAACATTTGACATCAAATACTATAGTAGCACCAGGAAGACGACTTAAAACCTCTCGAGCATAAAGCATCATCAGACGATCAGGCCAAATCATCTCACCCATATTAGTAATTAGTCCGAGTCTATCGGCATCGCCATCAAAAGCTAAACCTATATCTGCTTGATGCTCTTTGACTGATTTTTTTAAGTCAACTAGATTCGCTTCTACAGTAGGATCAGGATGATGATTAGGAAAACGTCCATCAACATCACAATACAATGGAATAACGTCACACCCTAATGCAGAGATCACTTGCGGTATTACTGGACCCGCAATTCCGTTGCCACAATCAACAACCACTTTTAATGGGCGTTTTAATTTGATATCACTAATAATGCGTTGTTGATAATCAGGAATTACATCTAAAGAAGTTTCTTTGCCATGACCTAGAACCCGTTTTCCTTCAGTCATCAAATCATAAAGAACATCGATATCTTCTTGTACTAAGGTTTTTCCAGCTAAAACCATTTTTATGCCATTATAATCAGCCGGATTATGACTGCCGGTAACCATTAAGCCACAGTCTATATCTTGCGTATTCGTTGCGTAGTACATGACCGGAGTCGCAACGGCGCCAAGATCCACTACATCAATACCACTATCGAGTAACCCCTTTTTTAAAGCCAAACTCAAAGCAAGACTAGTTAAACGCCCATCTCTTGCCACAAAAACTTGGCTGCGATCTAATTGCTGTAAGTAACATGCTAAAGCTAAACCTAAAGTATAGAATGAATGCTCATCTAAATCCTGGTCTATTCGTCCGCGAATATCATAAGCTCTAAAAACTGATCGTTTAATTTGTCTTTGTTCATAAATCATTTAGTGCCTCCCAGAACTACCAAATCCACCGTCTCCTCTGGAACTCTCAGAAAAGGAATCGACTATTTCAAATGAGGCTTGCACCACAGGAACAAAAACCAATTGTGCAATTCGTTCACCGGGATTCACGGTAAAATGCTCCTGACTCCTATTCCAACAAGAAATTTTTAATTCACCTTGATAATCGGAATCAATTAGGCCAACCAGATTCCCCAAAACAATACCATTTTTATGGCCTAAACCAGAACGAGGCAAAATCACCGCGGCTAAATTAGGATCCGCAATGTAAATTGAAAGGCCTGTCGGCAATAGAACAGTCTCCTGTGGCCCTATTTGCATCGCTTCATTGATACATACGCGCAAATCTAATCCAGCAGAGCCCCCTGTCGCATAAGTGGGAAGAGGAATAGTATCCCCTATTCTTGAATCTAAAATTTTTAATTGGATAGCCTTTAACATAATAATTCCTGATGACTTTAATGCGCCCCATTTTGCAGAGTTGCGGCAAGGATTGCAATAATTTGCCCTGCTAGGCGTGTTTTATGGGTTAAGGTCAATTCGATTTGCTTATTTTTTGTAATTACAGTGACCTGGTTGAGGTCACTCTCAAAACCAACTCCCTTACCAACCTGATTGGCTACTATCATATCCAATTTCTTATCGTGCAGCTTTTCTTTAGCATAGGCTACTAAGTCTGTAGTTTCAGCAGCAAATCCCACCACAAAAGAAGCATGACCACTAGCAGCGACCGTGCTAAGAACATCCACATTTCTCACCAACTCTAAAGTTAGCGAAGCATGATCCTTTTTCTTCATTTTCTCTGTAGCTGGAGATTTAACTCGATAATCAGCAACCGCAGCAGTACCTATAAATATAGAGTCTTTTTGCATGTGTTTCACTACTTCATCTAACATAGATTGTGCTGATTCAACTTTAATAAGCTCGATTCCTGCAGAAACATTTAATGTCGAAGGACCACTGATGAGGGTCACTTGAGCTCCCGCCATAGCAGCAGCCTCAGCTAAGGCATAGCCCATTTTACCGGAACTGTAATTAGTTAGATAACGGACAGGATCTATTGACTCACGAGTAGGGCCCGCAGTAATAACTATTTTTTTCCCAGGAAGAAGTTGATAGACATCGTGTAATCGCAAAGCAGTAATAATTTGTTCTGCTTCACTAACTCGCCCCACCCCTTCTTCACCACATGCTTGAGACCCCTCCTCGGGACCAATAAACACCCCACCCCGTTCACGCAAAAGTGAGCAATTTGCCTTGGTAGCAGGATGGGCCCACATACTTCTATTCATAGCGGGACAAATAAACACCGGAATTTCTGCCACTAGATACAAGGTAGAAAGCAAATCATCAGCTATACCTTGTGCCATTTTAGCCAAAAAATTAGCAGAGGCGGGGGCAATGAGTAAATAGTCAGCCCAACGTGCTAGCTCAATATGCCCCATAGCTCGTTCAGCCTGTGTATCAAATAAATCAGTGCGAACTTCATTACCTGATAAAGCTTGCATTAATAAAGGACTAATAAATTGCTGCGCTGATTTAGTCATCACAACCCGCACCTCGGCACCAAGCCGCGTTAATTCTCTCACCAGATAGGCAGACTTATAAGCAGCAACACCCCCACACACTCCTAGAAGAATTTTTTTATTAATAAAATCTTGCATGACTGACCATTTTTGATAAGAATAGCCTCGATCAAAGCACAAACTTCGCAATAAAGGAATATAAGGAATACAAAATGACGGTTGTCCAATCAACGCGGCAGTTAGACCTGCGTGAAAAATTACTGACTCATGGCACAAAAAGCCTCTCCGATACAGAGTTGCTGGCCATATTTATTAGTTCTGGTAGTGGAAAAAAATCATGCCTGCAATTAGCTGCGGAACTCATGAAACATTTAGGTGATTTACGAGCTGTATTGAATGCAGAACGCCAAAACTTCAAAAAAATACGTGGCTTAGGAGATGTTCGTTATGTGCAACTTCAGGCAGTAAAAGAAATGTGTCGACGTAGCGACTTTATTTACTTACAAAAAGAAACCCAAATAACCAACAGCAAACAAACTTATGCCTATTTAAAAAAAAGAATGCGTGATTATAAAAATGAAACTTTTGCCGCTTTATTTCTTGATAATCAACAACGCGTTATCGCCTATGAAGAGTTATTTTCTGGTACTATTAATTCAGCTACTGTTCATCCCAGACCTATTATCGAGCGAGTTCTACAACTCAATGCGGCGGCTTTAATTCTTGCCCATAACCATCCATCTGGAATTTCTGATGCCAGTCAGCAAGATATAGCGGCTACTGAACGTCTCAAAGACGCCCTAGAATTAGTCGATGTACGTTTACTTGACCATCTCATCATTGGCGATAATGAAGTGTATTCCATTATTGCAGAGAGCAAATCAGAATGTCATTAGGAATAGAAAACATGCGCCAACTCTTTTTCACTGACTTCATCCGCAACCGCACCACTCAACTAGGTCTTGCGGTTAGTTTACTCGGCGATCTCAGTTTGTCGAAATCTATAAAACATGCCCTTATTCTATTCGGGCTACCCTATTTAACCTCTATCATGCTGGCTTATCACTTTAAGCCAGCAAAATACAAAGTTAAAGTACGTATTAGTGAGCAATACAGAAATAAATAAATCTCTTGTATAATCAGTGTGATAAAAATCTTCCTTTTTATGTAAAAAAGAGATTAAATGGATTGAGTTTATAAGTATGGTGAAGATTAAGGTAAGAATAGTTACGTATGGTATTTCTTAAACGACTGGACAGGAATCTATGACGTTATCTTTTTCTATGGGTATTAGTCAAAACTGGGGTGCATTATCGATGATGCAATCTCCTGGTTTTTATTGGATTAATGCAGACCGTACAACAGACGCAGATCAATTTTGTAAACAAATAATTATGGCTCAATCTGAGGACACTAATGCTGCTTTAATATGCCAACATGAAATACCCCCCTCTTTCTTAACTGATATGACTACTCTATCCATAAAAAAATTACCTTTATTTACTATGCCCACTAAAAAAGCGGCCATTTTGCATATTACCACCGATCTAATGCGTGCATTAAAGCCCCAAAAACGATTGCTTATTTTATTAGTCAATTCCAGTCTATGGCAGTTATTCACCAAACATGAAATTAAAGTATGGATACAAAAAACCAGTAGATGGCTCAATATAGAACAAAGTACTTTACTACTGATTAATCATGGACTAGGCAGTCATCAATTACAAAGCCACTTGTTTTCTCAACATCGATTTCTAGACGGACTGTCGCAATTACACTGGCAAGAAGATTTTTTACAATACAGCATTTCTTGGTGGGCAACAGAAACAGGTTTCACCGCCAATCAAATTCTTTCCATGAATAAAGATCAACAAGACTGGAGCATGCAACCTGATAACAGTCAAAAGTCGCCCCTATCACAAAATGATGAATTTCTTTATTTAGCAGATAAAAAAACTCTGGAGGGAGCTTTACCACCCTCTGAAAATTGGCAGTTATTAGATAATAATACCTTATTAGTACAACAGGCCGAACGATTACAGGCCGCCACTATAATTTTCTCCCTATCAGACAGCAATCAGGTGGACGAGCTTGCCAAGCAAGTTCATTATCTACGTTGCCAATGTGGTGATGCTTTAAAAATAGTGATACGTGAAATGAGCAATAACATACGTTATAGCGATGAACGCTTACTGTTGGCCTGCGGCGCCAATTTAACTGTACCTCAGACAGTCTCTCTACCCAAATTTCTCACTATGTTGGAAAGTATACAAGGACAACGATTTAATCGTTTCGTGCCTAAAAATTTCGATGCTCTACTCAGCGCAATGCACCCCATAGAACAAAAAGGCTATCTCCCTGTAAAACAATTTAGCCAAATAGTTTTGTCCCGAATGTACAATACAATTCTTCCTGATAATGGTAAAGGGCTACTGGTTGCTTTGATGCCAGAGGAGAATGTGGCAACCGAACAAGCATTATCCTTATGTGATTTAAAACGTTCAGGTGATATAGTCACTATAACTAAAAACAGATTATTTCTATTCCTTTCTACCTGTGCTGTCAGTGATCTGGATACAGCGCTTAGTTATATTTTTCAACAGCCAGTGAACGTGATCTTTACTAATCACGTAGCCTGGGATCTCGACTTACAAATTATTTCAGAGATAAAACAACTTGAATTATATTGCAAGAGCATAGAAGATAAAGGGGAGACATTACCTGAGCAAGAAACAAAATTACAGGAACCTCCGGTAGCAGTAGCAAGACGAGTCCCTGAACCTATTACACTGACTATTAATAGGAACAAAAGGAAATGAACTATGGAACTAACTGATGTTATTCAAATCATCTCCATATCAGGCGTATTCTTTTTTGTACTGGGATGGACGAGTAAATCCCGAGTGCGAAAAGGGTTAAGAGCATTACAGAGCTTTTTCTTAAAACCTCGATATCTAAAAACTGCTGGGTTTTTATCGAATACTAATCACTCGGCACAAACTAAGAAAAAATAATGATAAATACAGAACAACTCTCTCAAGAAACCTCTTCTGCATGGCGCAACTGGCGTGGTTTAGGTGCATGGAACTACTATTTTATCTTAAAATTCGCTCTTTTATGGTATGGATATTTGAATTTTCATCCATTCCTTAATCTAATATTCCTAGCAGTTTTACTGTTTCCATTACCGTCTTTATTTTTACATCGTTGCAGAAATTGGTTAGCCTTACCCATTGGCCTTGGCTTGTTTTACCATGATACTTGGCTACCCAATATATATAGCATCATGGATCAAGGGGCTAATATTTTTAAATTCAGCCCGGACTATATACTTGAGCTGATAAATCGCTTTATAAATTGGCAGATGGTAGGTGCCGCCTTTGTTCTATTGGTTGCATATCTCTTTTTATCTCAATGGATTCGCATCACTGTCTTCACTGTAGTATTGCTCTGTTGGCTCAATATATTAACCATTCAGGGGCCGGCTATTTCGCTACTTCCTATGGCGAATAAAACTACCGCAAATCCCAGTCAAACAACAGCGACTACCGGCCAGCCATCTGCTGCTGTGACAACATCAACAACCAATATGCCACCAACAAATGAGAATCTGAATGCTTATCTGAATCAATTTTATAACACCGAAAAACCACGAAAAACTAATTTTCCTGATAAATTAGCTGCTGATGCCCAGGCATTTGATCTCTTAATTATTCACATTTGCTCCTTGGCATGGGCTGACTTGGACGCGGTACATTTAAGAAATCATCCTTTATGGAGTCAATTTGACATATTCTTTAATAAATTTAATTCAGCTGCATCCTACAGTGGCCCGGCTGGAATTCGCCTACTACGAGCCAGCTGTGGACAAACATCGCACACCGCTCTCTATGATCCTGTCAATCAAGATTGCTATCTGTTAGAGAACCTCGCTAAGCTTGGTTTTACTACAGAAGTCATGCTGGATCACAATGGTGTTTTTGGTAATTTTCTAAAAGAATTGCAAGATGATGGAGACATAGCCAAGGTGCCATTAATGTCTCATGTTGGCATTAATCAATCCATGATAGAGTTTGATGGCAGCCCACTTTTTAGCAATGATGAGCTGCTTAATAAATGGCTTAAAGAAAGACCTGCAAATAATGGCAAGCCAACCGCCACTTACTATAATATTATCACCCTACATGATGGCAATCGCTCTTTAGCAGACAGCAAGGTCATTCCTTATGAAGCAAGAGCAAAAAAATTGTTTGATCAGCTAGTTGATTTTTTTACTATTCTAGAAAAATCCGGTCGAAAAGTTGTGATTGTTGTCATTCCAGAACATGGCGCCAATCTTACTGGAGATAAGTTACAAATGCCCGGATTACGCGACATCCCTAGTCCAGCAATTACCCAAATCCCTGTTGGCATCAAATTAATTGGTGCTAAAGCACTAAATAAAGGGGAAGCGGTACAAATAAACAATCCAAGCAGTTATCTTGCAATCTCTGAATTAATATCACGTCTGGCGGATGGAAAACTATTTAACTCGCCTCAGCTGGATTTAAAAGCATTAACTAATAAATTACCGCAAACAGCTGAAGTTTCTGAAAATGAAGGGGTTATAGTCATAGATTATCAAGGTAAACCCTATGTACTCCTAAAAGGAGACAGTAATTGGGCTCCCTATCCTCAGCCATAAAACGAAATGTAGGTGCGCCTGACTGAGTTGAAGACCATTTGTTGGGCGAAAAAGCTGAATGACACTAAGTTAAGTTTTATGTAGCCCGGATTACATAGCTGTCAAGTTAAGAAGCGAAATATCGTTCTAAAGCCCTATCTCTACCCCTCTCCCGCGATTAAGTATTGGGTTCAAATATCTCTCGCGGGTGAGGGGGCTTTTCGTGCTATCTGAATATTATTCTGCTTCTAATTCCCTCTCCATCGAAGGAGAGGGGGAAATTGACCTCATTTCCTTCTTAACTTGACGGCTATGCGTATTAACGTAGTGTAATGGGCTACATTGTTCCGTGAATTTCTTTAATTTAGTGCCTTTCGAACGAACAATATAGGTCGAAATACGCTCGACTACTCAAAAATTATCGCTTAACTAAAATTCGTATAAGGAACAAGAGGTCTTAGTGGCATATCAAGATCACCCATCCAACCGTCAAGAGAATAACGAAGATAAACGGATATATGGCTTGGAGTAAAGTCTCTAGTTCGCTGGATATTAACCACACCGCCACAGGTCCAATGAGGACCAAGGCGACGCTCCACTAAAGCCAATAAGGTATATCCCCATCCAGTATTTGGCCCGCCTGTAACAATAGAATTTTGGGCGAGTGTGACTGGTGGAAATAAATATGGCAAAGGATAAAGCAAGCTATTCTGATTATTTGCAGTAGACCAGGAAATTGAACCGCCAAATTCATAAGACCAATTGGCTATTCTTTGTCTAAAATCAACGGGAAGAGCAAACGAAAGATAACTTTGTGGGCTATAATATCCCCCCTGCCCTAAGGTATAACCACTCAGATCCTTTTGATAATGCCAAAGC
This Legionella fallonii LLAP-10 DNA region includes the following protein-coding sequences:
- a CDS encoding phosphomannomutase/phosphoglucomutase; amino-acid sequence: MIYEQRQIKRSVFRAYDIRGRIDQDLDEHSFYTLGLALACYLQQLDRSQVFVARDGRLTSLALSLALKKGLLDSGIDVVDLGAVATPVMYYATNTQDIDCGLMVTGSHNPADYNGIKMVLAGKTLVQEDIDVLYDLMTEGKRVLGHGKETSLDVIPDYQQRIISDIKLKRPLKVVVDCGNGIAGPVIPQVISALGCDVIPLYCDVDGRFPNHHPDPTVEANLVDLKKSVKEHQADIGLAFDGDADRLGLITNMGEMIWPDRLMMLYAREVLSRLPGATIVFDVKCSSHLEQVITEAGGVAKMCPTGHSIVKSVMKKEQAALAGEMSGHLFFKDRWYGFDDALYSACRLLEVISSSSLSVSEQFATIPNSINTPELKIAIAEEEKFAFMKRFSEEAQFSDARIIPIDGLRVEFANGWGLLRASNTTPCLVARFEATDRDHLKQIQHLFKKQIHLVNNQLVLPF
- the bcsE gene encoding cellulose biosynthesis protein BcsE, encoding MTLSFSMGISQNWGALSMMQSPGFYWINADRTTDADQFCKQIIMAQSEDTNAALICQHEIPPSFLTDMTTLSIKKLPLFTMPTKKAAILHITTDLMRALKPQKRLLILLVNSSLWQLFTKHEIKVWIQKTSRWLNIEQSTLLLINHGLGSHQLQSHLFSQHRFLDGLSQLHWQEDFLQYSISWWATETGFTANQILSMNKDQQDWSMQPDNSQKSPLSQNDEFLYLADKKTLEGALPPSENWQLLDNNTLLVQQAERLQAATIIFSLSDSNQVDELAKQVHYLRCQCGDALKIVIREMSNNIRYSDERLLLACGANLTVPQTVSLPKFLTMLESIQGQRFNRFVPKNFDALLSAMHPIEQKGYLPVKQFSQIVLSRMYNTILPDNGKGLLVALMPEENVATEQALSLCDLKRSGDIVTITKNRLFLFLSTCAVSDLDTALSYIFQQPVNVIFTNHVAWDLDLQIISEIKQLELYCKSIEDKGETLPEQETKLQEPPVAVARRVPEPITLTINRNKRK
- the coaBC gene encoding bifunctional phosphopantothenoylcysteine decarboxylase/phosphopantothenate--cysteine ligase CoaBC, with the translated sequence MQDFINKKILLGVCGGVAAYKSAYLVRELTRLGAEVRVVMTKSAQQFISPLLMQALSGNEVRTDLFDTQAERAMGHIELARWADYLLIAPASANFLAKMAQGIADDLLSTLYLVAEIPVFICPAMNRSMWAHPATKANCSLLRERGGVFIGPEEGSQACGEEGVGRVSEAEQIITALRLHDVYQLLPGKKIVITAGPTRESIDPVRYLTNYSSGKMGYALAEAAAMAGAQVTLISGPSTLNVSAGIELIKVESAQSMLDEVVKHMQKDSIFIGTAAVADYRVKSPATEKMKKKDHASLTLELVRNVDVLSTVAASGHASFVVGFAAETTDLVAYAKEKLHDKKLDMIVANQVGKGVGFESDLNQVTVITKNKQIELTLTHKTRLAGQIIAILAATLQNGAH
- the dut gene encoding dUTP diphosphatase; translation: MLKAIQLKILDSRIGDTIPLPTYATGGSAGLDLRVCINEAMQIGPQETVLLPTGLSIYIADPNLAAVILPRSGLGHKNGIVLGNLVGLIDSDYQGELKISCWNRSQEHFTVNPGERIAQLVFVPVVQASFEIVDSFSESSRGDGGFGSSGRH
- the radC gene encoding RadC family protein; this encodes MTVVQSTRQLDLREKLLTHGTKSLSDTELLAIFISSGSGKKSCLQLAAELMKHLGDLRAVLNAERQNFKKIRGLGDVRYVQLQAVKEMCRRSDFIYLQKETQITNSKQTYAYLKKRMRDYKNETFAALFLDNQQRVIAYEELFSGTINSATVHPRPIIERVLQLNAAALILAHNHPSGISDASQQDIAATERLKDALELVDVRLLDHLIIGDNEVYSIIAESKSECH
- the bcsG gene encoding cellulose biosynthesis protein BcsG — encoded protein: MINTEQLSQETSSAWRNWRGLGAWNYYFILKFALLWYGYLNFHPFLNLIFLAVLLFPLPSLFLHRCRNWLALPIGLGLFYHDTWLPNIYSIMDQGANIFKFSPDYILELINRFINWQMVGAAFVLLVAYLFLSQWIRITVFTVVLLCWLNILTIQGPAISLLPMANKTTANPSQTTATTGQPSAAVTTSTTNMPPTNENLNAYLNQFYNTEKPRKTNFPDKLAADAQAFDLLIIHICSLAWADLDAVHLRNHPLWSQFDIFFNKFNSAASYSGPAGIRLLRASCGQTSHTALYDPVNQDCYLLENLAKLGFTTEVMLDHNGVFGNFLKELQDDGDIAKVPLMSHVGINQSMIEFDGSPLFSNDELLNKWLKERPANNGKPTATYYNIITLHDGNRSLADSKVIPYEARAKKLFDQLVDFFTILEKSGRKVVIVVIPEHGANLTGDKLQMPGLRDIPSPAITQIPVGIKLIGAKALNKGEAVQINNPSSYLAISELISRLADGKLFNSPQLDLKALTNKLPQTAEVSENEGVIVIDYQGKPYVLLKGDSNWAPYPQP
- the bcsF gene encoding cellulose biosynthesis protein BcsF encodes the protein MELTDVIQIISISGVFFFVLGWTSKSRVRKGLRALQSFFLKPRYLKTAGFLSNTNHSAQTKKK